Proteins encoded within one genomic window of Bradyrhizobium sp. CB1717:
- a CDS encoding ectoine synthase: MIVRSLYDVEATDHFVDWGNGTSHRLLTDKDGMGFSICHTVVRANTVSLLQYRNHLEACYCIGGEGEVEDMDGNVFPIRKGDMYVLDKHDKHFLRGGRNNDMILVSIFNPPLTGTERHKLDDPAGSTY; this comes from the coding sequence ATGATTGTGCGCAGCCTGTACGACGTCGAAGCAACCGATCACTTCGTCGATTGGGGCAATGGTACCAGCCACCGCCTTCTGACGGATAAGGACGGCATGGGTTTTAGTATCTGCCACACCGTGGTGCGCGCTAACACCGTTTCTCTTCTGCAATACCGGAATCATCTCGAGGCCTGCTACTGCATCGGCGGAGAGGGCGAGGTCGAGGACATGGACGGGAATGTCTTTCCCATTCGCAAGGGTGACATGTATGTGCTTGACAAGCATGACAAGCATTTCCTGCGCGGGGGACGAAACAACGACATGATCCTCGTTAGCATCTTCAACCCGCCCCTCACCGGAACCGAGCGCCACAAGCTCGACGACCCGGCAGGTTCCACATATTGA